TGGATATAAGATTTGTTTGTatctaaatacaaaaacaacatgtGTTTATTAGCTAACTACTttcaatattataatacattGCAACAATAATAGGCCCACCATTGTCCTAATTATTATAGGTGTAGCAGCCCTTCAACTTTGAATAAACAGGCTTGGGAGTGTTTCCATACGGGTGTACTTTAATTCAGACGAGTGTGCATAGCACCAACACCGTGAAAACTTAAAAGACAAATAGCAAAGGCAATTTAGACAgatacaaaataatcatttgaCAAATGCACTTTAGCAAGCTAGAATCACATTTATAACAGCACAACAGGCAATAGCCATCATGTGAAATGAATCTCATTACCATTTACATGAACGTATGAAATGAATACATATGAAATGGTATATTACAATCATACCTCGCTCCGCATATCAAAGGGTGCTAGAGAGTGGTGATCCAGGGAAGGATGCCGCCATTAACTTAACTTGAACGAGATAGCTAGCAACTTCATGAATTATTCTCAAGTTATTACTGCCAAAACAAATCAAGCACAGTGGTATAAAACTTCAAGGAACACTTTAGTTGAAGattaaagtaatattttccaATCTCTGACTTTAAACATGCATCGTCTTGCAAAGTACCTTCTCGTGCCTTCCTGAGTTTCTTTTAATTTGAAAGAGTGTGAGCGCGGAGAAATTAGTCCCCCATGCAGATAGCatgatgtcaaaataaaagtcccatgaAATAATAGTATGAAACAGGATACTCATAATAAAACACTGCTAGTGGTCATCTACAATAGGTTTCTAGTTTACAACTGCAACCAGAGTTACTTTAAGTTATTCTCAGAGTATGATGCTAATAATGGAATATTTTTAGGTGATGTGTTCCCAATCACTTAAAGTTtgctatataaaataatagaCAGAAAAGCAAatgttaatacaaaaaaaaaaagtaatcgtCATGACCCTGGCTCtgtggcaatgtgaaaggagtgtatctactaatgtcagaggggttaaccacagtttaataataccctactaaagcatgttagcaatatcagcttatataactagtagctaatgttagcatcttgcctgctgcactgtctgctgctttctcgtcgtcagaccgatagcactcatttcactggtgactttgtgtttgaggccacaaatgttacgaAGCTGTCATTAAattgaagttatcacacagttcTCGCTCAAGCCGCTCACTCACTCCGTTTGGTTTCactacagtgtgctccttagcactgggagctccctctgctatctataaggtgcctctgcgcaccagccatttcaaatcTAGCCTCCAGTAATTGgcccacgcctcctaatttgcatacactacTCAATCCGCAAATACCCAatcctcaatcttcaaatgcccaatcataaatccccaatcctcaatcctaaatggctaaatgattaaatggccaatcctaaataccaaattcccaatcctaaatccccaaatgcccaatcctaaataccaaatgcccaatcctaaataccacaTTAATTTTTGACTGGgacttcaaatttagatttttagttttagacttttagtttataatctgacccaataatCCCTCCATACTCTATATCTCCAATaatatatttgtgtcacattaatatattttctttctgtaTTACCAGTAAGGACTAGCTTATAGATGAAACTGATGTGTTCTATAGCACGTTTACCTATGTGTGTTTATGGGAAAACTCTCAAGCTGCTCTAATACAATTTTCAGCGAGTCACTCAATCCAGCCGAGTCCAGTTTCAGGTGCCAGCTGACATGAGTCTTCCCGTCTCAGCTGCAGTGTTTATGTGTTGTGGAAACTGCCCTCTCTTTTactcctttctctcttttcagtCTACAGTATCCATTCATTTGACTTCCAAACAAGGTTGCACTGAGTTCAGGTGCTGGGTTGACCTTCATAGCTCTAAGTGTGAATATCAGTGTGGTTTTAATGCTTAATTATCATTATCCTGGATGAGAGGTATTTTGCCACTCCAAGATCACTGAATATAAGGATTCAAAcagtattgtatattatatttttaatcagattaaaaaaaaaatactttagcaTACTTAAAAATAACTACGTATTATGaaaataatacactttaaaataatacagTTAAGACTGAACTGAACGTAATGTTTTCAGACCGGtgttattttgaattagatttcatttttatatttgatgttttcatgtaaatttcatttaatgtttgagtttttagtttatttagtttcagttattttagtccTTCAACTTAAGCTAAACTAAGATGAGATATGTTGCTTCTGCaacttgctgaaataaaataattgtaagttgatgtatatatatatatatatatatatatataatttcagttaacattattttatttaaactattgcaattttatggttttagttttagttaatgaaaataacactgacacttaattgcatgtcaTTTCcatctaaatgaaaatgtattatagtttaacttaaaattaaatatactttttaaatctgATGTACACTACATGTGCATATTCAATACAATTATGGACATGTCTTGTTCACaaaattgatcaaataaaaatataattaaatgctGTAAAAAGTGTCAGTTCATAATACACTGTACATTAACTAATGTTCAGGAATAGGCCCTTAAACAATCTTCTGCCTTCTCTTGCACCACTATAACACAGTGTGATGCGTCAGACCTCTCAGTGTTTGGCTGAGGTGATGGAAGACAGCATGCTGGTGAACGGAGGTGAGTGAATGTGGGGAGCACTCCTCTGTAACCGTTAAACCTGTTCCATAAGAAAGCAGAGAAGAACTCATTAGCAGAAGGCCACCTCCTCTGAGCCGGGCCATGTTTACTGCGAGATCAAGTTACATGTGACATAATCATGGCTTGATGGAAGTGTTACTATGCAAATGATCATTGCCTTGCACGGTTATTTCATTTCTTTGATTGTTAATCAAAATTCTTAgtaatgctttattaatattatcagcAGAGCACAGGACTCATCAGAAAGATCATCAGTCAACACAGAAATCGTACTTCCAGACTATACAAGGTATGCTAGAATTTGCAAGCTACTGTAAATTTCTGAGCAAGAACCAACCTTATTGGTATAGAGTTATAATCATATCTTTCAACCCTTGTGAAAATGAAGTGCACTGAATTATCAAATGTGCTTTTTTATAAAAActatgaaattatgaaattacatatgaaGATGTATTTAAGTCCAGTTAAGTGGGTCAAAGtggctctttttaaaagtatgtcaAAAACACTAAAGTGTACTTTTTTGCAAGGGAAGTTTTTTCATAATCAGGTAAACTTACTAATTGATTCCACACTAAGTGAAAGGAAGTTTAATTTTAGTAGTTTATAGGTGCACTTTGGGGTTTGGTTTTCCTTCCACACAAATCATTAAAGGAGATTCTGATTAGTAAATGAGAAATTACTTTATCTGCCTGCTGTTGTCATTACGCTGCTGTTTAGCTTACAGCATTCACTTACAGTTTACTGCTTTTTGATTCAGTGTTTCTTGATGTTACAGTGGATTTGGCAACATATGTGACCAGGTTTCAATGGGACAGAGCGAAATACCCCACTGCACAGCCTCTGAAAGGCCTCACTGACATAATCTCCAAAGTATACACCTTAtacaaaacactttttaaacaataacaacaatttgTTTCAATATATATGTTCTATTGTATAAATGTTTGTCTGTGTGGGTGGATGTATGTGTTTGCTAGCAAGTTTCTCAGGTGGACATCGAGCTGAAATCACGCAGGGCTGCTTACAGTCATGTGAACGCCAGTATTCAAAGCTTTGAGAGAAAAACtgagtgagttttttttatataaaagtagGATATTTTCCAAAATGATATAATTTTCCATAATGAAGTCTATTTTAggaccttttttttcatgactcttCAATCCATTTTGTGAGAGCTCCTAAAGAGAAATATTGATAGGAAAAATTAGACTgaaggaaaaattatatttcaatgcttTAGTGTTCTCCCAAGAAACAATTGCATTCACTTAAGAAATGTTCTTCACTCACAAAACCTTtgtgacattaataataataataataataaactgtagGGGGAAAAATTATATCAATGCTTTTGTTTCTCAAAAAGTTTACCAAAAGGTTATGAGAGTGAATTGCAAAGTTTCTCAGGTCTCAAGAGTTTGGGAGCGAATGTCTAGGTTATGACTGTAACCATGGCTTCTTGAGAAGGGGAACAAGATTAGGTGTTTGGAGTTGACACTATAACGAATGCTGTTAGCACGAATGGTGACTGAGCATGTCTAGCAAACATGCCAATTCACTGGCTGAAGGCAGTTTATGACGGAGCATAAAAGGGGGCCAGCAAAACATGTCATCAACTCTTTTGTCTAAAGGAGAAAACCCAATGCATGGCAACTAGGAACCAACACTTGTTCCCCttctcagggaacaaaggttaATGTCAAAACCTAGCCATTACATTTTAAAGCTGAACTTCAATGCTATGTCTGGAGTTAACGCTATGGACAACtaatagggatgcacaatattggaTTTTGCCGATATCCGATATGCAGATATTTTTTAACTAATTTTGGTCAATACCGATACCAATACAgatatatttccttttgtttggaaacaacacCTGTGcagaaattatataaatcatataccATATATTAATCACAGCATTTTATTCCCCCAGGAAGATGCAGTgttaactttaacattttattttaagatttaacatttgtaGATTGTCTAAAGCAtaataaattctgaaaaattctgaaaatcttttagagcttatgatttaaaaaaaaaaatctgaaacacAGTCTAAATGTTATTTGTGTGGGCtatctttcttttaatttaattagaagTAGGCCAACAATGCCCGTACAGATTAAAACTCCTTACTGAACAAGCATTAGGACCTGGGGGAGGCTGCCGCTGCTGCAGCAGCTGCATGTGCTATTAATGTTTACTTCATCACACACTGAACATATCATTCTGAATGTTCTTTCACAGATTAAATGCAGCAATCCAAAACAGTGAATCTAATCATCATCCAGAGCtcaaaaaacctgcctggaacgcagcatcagaactatagcgactgacagggatgaggaagaggtggcaagagccaacatgtatgatgacctgctACTGTGTAATTttgaacctgccagacgtgagagggcaaatgaggaattgccaagaactgatgttcGTCCAAGCTATTTAattgcatggtccgaggagaatgagtggagagttggtgaagtgtcctggtcaGTTGCTATCGTTTAGCATCAGCATTTAGCATtagctgtagggaagtgagtgcgtttgggtcgctgttggtcgatatctatctatctgtctgtctgtctgtctatctatctatctatatatgtagtctatctatctatctatctatctatctatctatctatctatctatctatctatctatctatctatctatctatctatctatatctatgtatccatctatttatctataatctgcgctatctgaatactctcatctactactcgtctctctagtcactctcaatgctctcaaggcgggctttggtaaattctctccccaacgtgacgtgatgcaatgcattgtgggggaaaggagaccgctgtaagatagtacctactttttcgtattatattccgttttgtgatacccaacaacataaaatacaatggataacagtttaaatgtttagtaccaacaagcaaattgcacaaattcattaaaaaattaaccctgcaacactGCCTTTAAAGGTTTTCTACCAAGCAACCATCCACAAACAATTCTACTTTAGATCCTAACATAGTAGAGAATTTATAGCAGGTCCTGGAGAAGTGCCTTCATTTAAATCAGGGTTGATCTTGGCTGCCTGCCTTTCCTTTGGTTGCTCCCATCTAGGAGGTTTGGGTGCTGGATTTACAGGGACTCAATGGGTTTTGAGAAGGCTGGCAAATTTGTGGAGTGAAGTAGgtggattattaattaaaacctgCCTGAACTCTCTCTGCATCGAATTCCTCAGAATTAGAAACACCACATTTAATCAGTCAGGTTAGAACCAACATGAAATCAGAGCTAGCCCAAAAAGGAgaaatactgtcagacttttccTTAAACCTGGCCTACAAGCCCCACAATCGATCGTGTCCTGCTGCAGATGCTCTGTTCTCATCCTTCAGGAGAGATTCAAGCATGAGTTGAGCTTCCCACCAGCGAATgcatcaaaaattatgtttgcgTTGTGCAAACACCAAAAGAGATTAAAGGAATAACAGAGCCTCTTATGATGAATGCATTGAGCCTCCCATTCCCTTGAGACCTTTAGGCAAACAAAGTCTGTGTTTCGCCTATGAATTGACATGTTTGCTAAATGGGTTCAGACACTAGTCATGCTGATGGTGTTCCCCATAGCATCAAGTCCGGAAGTTCCACTTCGaaaggaaataattttttttgcaaaatttgaGTGAATGCAGTTTCTTGGGAACACAAAAGCATTGAAACATACATTTCCTCCAATTTAAACTTTTCCAATCACCATGTCCCCTTAGGTGCTCCGTACATTTCCTCCTTAAATGTACAAATTTTAAATAAGATtcttagtttttttaaatgtgaccatGGACATTTACGTGAGATTCAAAGAATACTTAATAACCATCACTACTGCTGTACTTAACCAGGGGAAGCTTGCAGACCCGTGCATTGACCAATATTGTGAAAAGGGAGGACTTGGTTTTAAATTCAGAGTACCTCACAACCCTGCTAGTTGTGGTGCCCAGGTCAGTGAGAACTCTAAGAGCAAATCTTAACTAACATATTATTGATCAAACATTTTTCTGAATCTATTTGTAACATCATCTTTATAGAACGGCATATGCTTTATGGGAGAGGACATATGAGTCGATGTCAAAGTTTGTGGTTCCTCGTTCCAGCCGGTTGGTCCCCATGCATGTTTATTGAGTAAaatcagaaaataataattttaattgtttaaatgttgtttaagtgttcctgtagctcaagttgtagagcattgcgctatgaaGTGCATGGTTAGGGGTTCGATtgcctgggaacacatgataggtaaaaattgatagcctgaatgcactgtaagtcgctttggataaaagcgtctgttaaatgcataaatttaatttagattttttttatttaatttaaatgtattaattagttGATCATTGATATCTGGAAATCCACCCGTATAATTACTCCCAAATactattaagatatttttatttagctatgACGAACAACTGGAAAGCTCATGAAAATTCAGTGATCAAAAGGCTGTTGTTTTGACTGTCCAAATTTAATCCTACATCTCTTGCTTTAACCATGTAGTAGAAGGCTAATCCGGCTGTATTATGGCTGTAGTCTGGGAGATGGTTTCTAACTCATTGGCTCTGTGTATTGTGTTTCTGTTTCATACATATCAACCAAACCATGATGGACATTTTCAGTTTGCctcttttgcatattttttttcaaagcataATAACAATGTTTCTGTTTGTATAACAGGAAGTTGATTGAGGATGTAAATGCAGGGATTTTCACAGTAACGCTGTTTAAGAATGTCACTGCCGAATTCAAAACCAATGCCAAAAAGCACACGTAAGCTTACTCTCCAATTTTTACTAAACtaccttgcaaaaaaatatttcatatatctgCAAGTACACTCTCAGGAAAAAAAGTACCCTTTAAAAAGGCACACTTACCTTATTTACCTTTTAAAGGGTGCAAGGTAGTAACTGTACATATTCAAACCTGAATGGTACATATTAATACCTTTTTTGAAATGTATAGTGCCCCATGACAGcttttaaaccttttttgttatatatatacttttaagagTTTAAGTACACTACAAGTACATAGTCAATGCAATTATGTGCTCTTTCTTTTAAGGGTTGGCATGCCTCTGTAATTATTTAGGCTTAATAATTAAATGTGGTGGCCAACAGGTTTACAGTGCGGGAATACAACCTGGATGAAGGCGAGAAACAAATGCAAGAGATGAGCCGTCTCACTTTGAATAAGAAGGAACTGTGTGTAAGTAAATCTTAATGACTGAGAGCCTATTCCTTTTCATAATATAGACACTTAACATTATTCATTTAAAGTTCTTTATTATGCACTGGTTACTGAGACAAAACAGACCACAGAACTGATCaaataaacatttctcatcaataatTCTTAGATGCAACCTCCTGCTTTTccattttcacacttttttattttattttatttatttattgtttgtcacCAACAGTGTCTGATAAAAACACGTGTACTGTCATATAGAATATTAatgaaacaaactttaaaatctaAAGCTTTAGTATACTATACTTAAGAATGACGAGACTACAGGATGTTGTCTAACCATGATTTTCAGCTTCAATTTGTCAATACAGAAAATTTTACAGTTTGACAAAAATCACCACATTTTCCATTTTACGCATTTTAtgcatgcaatttttattttatttgttgttgttactTCTAATAGGCTCTACTGTTGATCTTATATATACAAAGTAATATTCCAGTTTGTCTGAATTAATttttaaacaacttaaaataGAGAAATAATAATGGGCTTGTGAGAGGAACCTTTTGTGGGGAAAGTGAGAGATTAAGTTGAAAAAATAGACAATATACATGCTATATTCAAATTAATGGCcagtaaaagttttatttaatgtCTCAAGAATTAGTGCAATGATAACAGTGTGCTTGTTTGTCCCAACAGAGAACATTTGTGTGTTGGCTAAAGGTGAACTTCAGTGAGATCTTTGTGGCCTGGATTCACATCAAGGTCCTCCGTACATTTGTTGAGTCAGTTCTAAGGTAAAAATACCGATTGAATaagcaaattaaataaatcattaatataaatgataaacacaAAACTCACTGCAATCTCTCTGCTGTTGGTTAGGTATGGTCTGCCGGTCAGTTTCCAAGCTATTTTGCTACAGCCCGGTAAGAAGAATAGAAAGCAGCTTAGGCAGCAACTCAGCTCTTTATTCAAACACCTCGACCCAGCAGCGGTGACCGGTAAACCAGATGTACGATTTTCCCCCTCTCTTTTTGTACCTGAATTCCCATTTCCAGAGCAACAAATGATTAAAAGACAGGCACTATTAtaatataagaaatatttaaatgatgctatttaaatgttgtttgcatatgcatatggagattttttttaatagccaTCAATGGAAAAAACGTTATTTAACGGCAGATGGTGTAGTTACATACCAGCATGTATTTATTATCCTGCCATTTCAAAGTTGTGTGACTTTTTAATTCATCCATAAAACATGAAAGGAGAAATTCCAAAGAATTACAGGCCTGCTACTCGCTCTTTTGTCATGAATGGGGACTGAAATGCTTCAAAAATTACACCTAGAAATACCTCAAAAATATAACTCTAGTCCATATGAGCTAAATTTCAAAAAGCTTTGTgtgaagtacaacccgaattccggaaaagttgggacgttttttaaattttaataaaatgaaaactaaaagactttcaaatcacatgagccaatattttattcacaatagaacatagataacatagcaaatgtttaaactgagaaagtttacaattttatgcacaaaatgagctcatttcaatt
The sequence above is drawn from the Carassius carassius chromosome 31, fCarCar2.1, whole genome shotgun sequence genome and encodes:
- the atp6v1c2 gene encoding V-type proton ATPase subunit C 1-A is translated as MEFWLISVPLDKVTCQSLEKLKRVSAKTGQTTSSRFHIPELKVGTLDVLLEVSDDLSRLDSYTEGVMRQTSQCLAEVMEDSMLVNGEHRTHQKDHQSTQKSYFQTIQVDLATYVTRFQWDRAKYPTAQPLKGLTDIISKQVSQVDIELKSRRAAYSHVNASIQSFERKTEGSLQTRALTNIVKREDLVLNSEYLTTLLVVVPRTAYALWERTYESMSKFVVPRSSRKLIEDVNAGIFTVTLFKNVTAEFKTNAKKHTFTVREYNLDEGEKQMQEMSRLTLNKKELCRTFVCWLKVNFSEIFVAWIHIKVLRTFVESVLRYGLPVSFQAILLQPGKKNRKQLRQQLSSLFKHLDPAAVTGKPDVGLDIPDGSSGQQEYFSYIFYPIKIHLVDPS